Genomic DNA from Penaeus monodon isolate SGIC_2016 chromosome 15, NSTDA_Pmon_1, whole genome shotgun sequence:
TGGTCTGCAGGGGACAAGCTGGGGGGGTGGATGAGCCCCGGGTGCACCCGTGCGTTTTCCCGCGGGTGGGGGTGGCTGGCCAGGATCTGGAGGGGGANNNNNNNNNNNNNNNNNNNNNNNNNNNNNNNNNNNNNNNNNNNNNNNNNNNNNNNNNNNNNNNNNNNNNNNNNNNCCAATTtgcctatctccccctccctttctcccgacGTGGAAACTAATGGCAAATCTTTCCTGCAGGGGGTCTAGAACCCGTGTCAGTTGCACCATCCCCATACATCGCCATACCGTACATTGCCGACTATCGAAACGAGAGTGGCACGGTGATCTACTCGTGTCCTGCTATCACGGGCATAATGGCCAGCGTTACAGAACAGATCGTCACTTGTACCAGAAGGCCCACTCACTATGAATTCCTGCCAATAACTCTTCATGACTGCGTTGGTAAGCTACGCGAAAAAATTGCTTGTATCAGATTTGGCCTGTTGTGGAGTTTACATTCGTAAAAGCTGTTCATTAATTTCCTTAGtatcattcatttactttttaatactgttattaatacaaATCTGTTATGCGGTATATAGTGTGGTGATAAGAAATGATGTACATCCATTTAGTACGTCAATACGTTCGTTTCATAATTACGTTTTAATATTCACACCTTTTAGTTAAATTTGTTATAAGAGtatccatttcctctcttctgttGCATGCACCTTATCTTATCACAAGGAGCACCACCTGCAAGGCGAGGAAGTCAGCCATACCCTCAGTTGCTCTGCAACCGGCTGGAGTGGGGCCTAGAACTGTGTGCTTATACCACGCGAGTCTCGGCAGCATATCGAGAtcaatttttagtatcattttaatctatatatgttcatttttccCTCATTCACTTTTGGATTAATGGTTATCTCGTTATCCCACTTTTCTTTCCCACTATTTTGCCTCCCTTTATCACAGAGCTGCACACGAGTCCCATTGCCGCGGGGTGAGCCTCGTCACCAAgtgcctcttttccctcccccacgcAGGCTGCACCGGCGACGACTCCTCTGCCCTCGTCACCCGCACCGTGAGCGAGGACTTCCGGAACGCCAGCGGGAGCGTTATCTTCACCTGGCCGTACCTGATGGCTACGACTGATGGCAAGACACACCAGGTGATCACGTGCTCCGAGAAGCCCTCCAGGTACATGTTCCTACCGGCCGTCGTGCTGGACTGTGAGGGTGAGATCGTCTGCACTGGCGTGGTATTTAGTCANNNNNNNNNNNNNNNNNNNNNNNNNNNNNNNNNNNNNNNNNNNNNNNNNNNNNNNNNNNNNNNNNNNNNNNNNNNNNNNNNNNNNNNNNNNNNNNNNNNNNNNNNNNNNNNNNNNNNNNNNNNNNNNNNNNNNNNNNNNNNNNNNNNNNNNNNNGAAAGTCAACATACTAAATCCTGCATTAACATATAAACAACCTTTTCATCTGCCACTCGCGCACCTGCCATCAGTGTGTTTCGGTGAAAGCAACCGCGGACTGGAAAGGGACAAGCACCAACCACCTTGGCTCACAGGTGAACGCCACCTGCTTTTCCGGTCACCTCGCTCCAGGAGACGTCCCGAGCCATCTCATCGCGTGTACGAGCGTCAGCTGGGAGAAGGGGACAGGGTGCTATGCGGCGTGCGATGCAGAGCCTCATGTTGCAGGGGAAAACATGATTAGGAGGAACTAAAGCTGGAGCGGCGTCGGGGCTGTGGTTCGGTACGACTGCTCGCCCGATTTCTACCTCGTAGGGTCAACGTTATGTAGCTGACGACNNNNNNNNNNNNNNNNNNNNNNNNNNNNNNNNNNNNNNNNNNNNNNNNNNNNNNNNNNNNNNNNNNNNNNNNNNNNNNNNNNNNNNNNNNNNNNNNNNNNGTTGATGACTTTTACAAGTATTTTTTCTAGGTATTTAATTTCGATGTACATTTGGTTTGTAAAACTTTGTCAGTAGCCGCAGATATGCTGGTAAACAGTATAAATATTGTCATTTTCAGTCATTTGATATGTTTGATTACGCATATTTTAAAACGGTTTTTGGGGATTTAATATTAGTACATGTAATgtggacattttttttaaagtttgactATTTACTATGACTCCgaatacatatatcaaaacaaaAGGTTTATGATTTCTCACAGGATCTTCTGAATTCGACCAATGTTACGTGCAGTCCTGAACTAACGTGGGTTAGCTCGTTCTCTCTTTTAACTTGTGTTGCAGGTAAATTATCTGNNNNNNNNNNNNNNNNNNNNNNNNNNNNNNNNNNNNNNNNNNNNNNNNNNNNNNNNNNNNNNNNNNNNNNNNNNNNNNNNNNNNNNNNNNNNNNNNNNNNNNNNNNNNNNNNNNNNNNNNNNNNNNNNNNNNNNNNNNNNNNNNNNNNNNNNNNNNNNNNNNNNNNNNNNNNNNNNNNNNNNNNNNNNNNNNNNNNNNNNNNNNNNNNNNNN
This window encodes:
- the LOC119582214 gene encoding uncharacterized protein LOC119582214, coding for MELRQGSLPVSHLERRRASEEEGGEEGGARNHEGVVVTFVGVKKLQETVGKKPAAGLGNMTRVWEGGSPSHESAFRYLPRPSEGDPGSTWSEPPTRPSSPWSAGDKLGGWMSPGCTRGLEPVSVAPSPYIAIPYIADYRNESGTVIYSCPAITGIMASVTEQIVTCTRRPTHYEFLPITLHDCVGCTGDDSSALVTRTVSEDFRNASGSVIFTWPYLMATTDGKTHQVITCSEKPSSVFR